The DNA window GGAGCAAGGGGACACCGGGGCGGGATTCAGTCACGCGATTCGCGACCCGCATATTCGGCAGGTCGTCACCCTGCTGCATCGGGAGTACGCGCAGGACTGGACCCTTGACGGCCTGGCCCGCGCGGTGGGACTGTCGCGCTCGGTGCTGGCAGAGCGCTTTCGTGTCAACATGGGTGATACGCCGTTGGCCTACTTGCGCACCGTGCGACTGCAGCGGGCGATGCGCCTGCTTGCCGATGGCGCAGAAACCATCGAGCAGGTTGCTGTGGCCGTCGGGTATCAGGACGCCTTCGGATTCTCCAAGGCGTTCAAGAAGGCTGTGGGTGAATCACCGGGCGAGTTTCGCAAGCGCAATGCGGCGGAAGAAGGATTGCCATGGCGCCTGCCGGCCAGTGAGGCGGTGGGAACAGGCTGACGCGACACTTCACACTTCCATTGATGTCACGGCATATGCCAAAGAAGACCGAGTCCACTCACCCCAACGCATCGGCGTTTCCCAACGGCATGCCGGGTCCTGCGCTGCGGGCACTGGCGTCAGCAGGCATCCGTTCCATGCATGATCTGGCCGGCTGGAATGAGAAGGATCTTGCGGCGCTGCATGGGATGGGCCCCAAGGCGCTACAGGTGCTGCAGCGGGGGCTTGAGGAGAACAAGGTCGAATCGTGAAGACACCACCAACGAATCGTTGGCGGTATCTCGTGGCGCTACTCCTGCTCGCCGCCTGCACCGGCGAGCAATCAGCCGTGCTGCGCGTCGATCGCCAATTCATACTGTTTCCCGCCAGCGACTCGGTAGCGATTCACGACCGCACCATCGACTCCCTCACACGAATCGTGGACATTGTTCTGCATGACTCCAGTTTGGTGCTAACAGACTCCCGGCAACGGCGA is part of the Gemmatimonas sp. UBA7669 genome and encodes:
- a CDS encoding helix-hairpin-helix domain-containing protein, with amino-acid sequence MPKKTESTHPNASAFPNGMPGPALRALASAGIRSMHDLAGWNEKDLAALHGMGPKALQVLQRGLEENKVES